One window of Diabrotica undecimpunctata isolate CICGRU chromosome 8, icDiaUnde3, whole genome shotgun sequence genomic DNA carries:
- the LOC140447786 gene encoding uncharacterized protein, protein MSAFKVEHLLVKELDYELRIRDINIDESSNVDLKRKLLRGALRQEEGNRSFRQISATSIPFLEQQEEIDETVDDLAKRISDFRGTVQDSLYSRLISRLAHVSGRVHLLSCSNEDQQSYKRSISIRILSLEGELDSRVNPIATSTPISSVQAANSFLHPKPVQVHKWGITFSGEGHYDQVISFLDRVECLRVSRGVSEDDLFAASAELFTGAAFTWFRNNRNNFSNWSDLAQKLKSDFLPYSFQDDLLDQIKNRKQKPNESVTMFINNILGMCSRLETPLTDSAKIKIILKCLLPFYHQQLALVDITSIADITEKCKRLEETLSWSSQPPTTSKHSSDSFGHQNPFRHRSWQSKGPERNISVVSSVVCWNCRESSHTFYDCDIPRTHFGLI, encoded by the exons atgtctgcattcaaggtagaacatttattagtcaaggaattagattatgagttgagaattagggacatcaatattgatgagtcttccaatgtggatttaaaacgcaaactattgcgtggagctttaaggcaagaagaaggaaacagaagctttcgacaaatttctgccacaagtattccttttctagagcagcaagaagagattgatgagactgtggatgatttggctaaaaggatatccgattttagagggactgtccaagatagcctatactccaggctgatatcacgtctagctcatgtctcaggccgtgttcatttattgtcGTGTTCGAATGAGGATCAACAATCTTATAAACGCTCAATTTCAATCCGaattcttagcctagagggtgaacttgattcacgagtaaatccaattgctacttcaactcctatttcttctgtccaagcagctaactcatttctacaccccaaacctgttcaggtacataaatggggcattacattttctggtgaaggtcattatgaccaagtaatttcttttttggatagggtggaatgtcttcgagtatcgagaggagtaagtgaagatgatctttttgcagcttctgctgaattgtttacaggcgcagcttttacgtggtttagaaacaaccgcaataatttttctaattggtctgatttggctcagaaacttaaatctgattttctaccatattcttttcaagatgaccttctagaccaaatcaaaaatcgtaaacagaagccaaatgagtctgttacgatgtttatcaataacattttgggtatgtgtagtcgccttgagactcctctaacagattctgcaaaaattaagattattctaaaatgtctattgcctttttatcaccagcaattagctttagtagacatcaccagtatagcagacatcaccgagaaatgtaaacgtttggaggaaactttatcttggtcttctcaacctcccaccacttccaaacactcttctgactctttcggtcaccaaaatccttttagacaccgttcttggcaatctaagggccctgagcgtaatatctcagttgtaagttctgtagtgtgctggaattgtcgtgagtctagccacactttttatgattgcgacatccctcgtaccc actttggtctaataTAA